From the genome of Flavobacterium ovatum, one region includes:
- a CDS encoding AIR synthase related protein gives MSSDTSKRYALRGVSASKEDVHNAIKNIDKGLFPQAFCKIVPDYLTQDEDYCLIMHADGAGTKSSLAYMYWKETGDLSVWKGIAQDALIMNIDDLLCVGATDNILLSSTIGRNKNLIPADVISAIINGTEELIKELDSFGVTIHSTGGETADVGDIVRTIIVDSTVTARMPRSKVIDNANIKAGDVIVGLASFGQASYEKGYNGGMGSNGLTSARHDVFEKYLATKYPESFDAAVPNDLIYSGQVKLTDAVENSPIDAGQLVLSPTRTYAPIIKTILDKYNSEDIHGMVHCSGGAQTKILHFVNNLHIIKDNLFPVPPLFQLIQEQSKTDWKEMYQVFNCGHRMEIYVPEAVAQDIIAISKSFNVDAQIVGRVEAADEKKLTITSEYGTFEY, from the coding sequence ATGAGTTCAGATACTTCAAAAAGATATGCCCTTCGCGGGGTTTCGGCATCCAAAGAAGATGTGCATAACGCTATAAAAAACATTGATAAAGGATTATTTCCACAAGCATTTTGCAAAATTGTACCTGATTATTTGACTCAGGACGAGGATTATTGCTTGATTATGCATGCCGATGGAGCGGGAACAAAATCCTCTCTAGCGTATATGTATTGGAAAGAAACTGGAGATTTATCTGTTTGGAAAGGGATCGCTCAAGATGCGTTGATTATGAACATTGACGATTTATTGTGCGTGGGAGCAACCGATAATATTTTGCTTTCTTCGACTATTGGTCGAAATAAAAACTTGATTCCTGCCGATGTTATTTCTGCTATCATCAACGGAACGGAGGAATTAATCAAAGAATTGGACTCTTTTGGAGTAACCATTCATTCAACAGGAGGAGAAACGGCCGATGTTGGAGATATTGTTCGTACTATTATTGTCGATTCTACTGTTACAGCGCGCATGCCACGTAGTAAAGTCATTGACAATGCCAATATTAAAGCGGGTGATGTTATTGTAGGTTTGGCTTCATTCGGTCAAGCTTCTTATGAAAAAGGATACAATGGCGGAATGGGGAGTAACGGTTTAACGTCTGCTCGTCATGATGTTTTCGAAAAATATTTGGCTACCAAATACCCAGAAAGTTTTGACGCTGCTGTGCCAAACGATTTAATTTACTCAGGACAAGTAAAATTGACTGATGCTGTTGAGAATTCACCTATCGATGCAGGACAATTGGTGCTTTCGCCAACACGTACCTATGCACCGATTATCAAAACGATTTTAGATAAATACAATTCAGAAGATATTCACGGAATGGTTCACTGTAGTGGTGGAGCGCAAACGAAAATCTTGCATTTCGTGAATAATCTACATATTATAAAAGATAATTTGTTTCCAGTACCACCATTATTTCAATTGATTCAGGAGCAATCCAAAACCGATTGGAAAGAAATGTACCAAGTATTCAACTGTGGTCACCGTATGGAAATATATGTTCCAGAAGCTGTGGCTCAGGATATTATTGCGATATCAAAATCATTCAATGTAGATGCTCAAATCGTAGGTAGAGTAGAAGCAGCTGATGAAAAGAAATTAACCATTACTAGCGAATACGGTACTTTCGAGTATTAG
- a CDS encoding M28 family peptidase, protein MKKSILILIVLLTFSCANTRVFEIKIPSDTTKYLNTITEAELKEHLYIIASDSMQGRETGSLGQKKAANYLVSQYQKNDISYPESLSNYSQKVPSKSLKARNGQYLNDSENICAFIKGTEKPEEIIVLSAHYDHVGSRNGQVFYGADDNGTGTAALLEIAQAFKIAAKEGNGPKRSILFLHVTGEEHGLLGSKYYSENPIFPLANTVSDINIDMIGRRDSDHSQNNNYVYAIGAERLSSDLYNILVAVNEKYTKLDVDFRYTANNDPSNYYTRSDHYNFAKFGIPSVFFFNGVHPDYHRSTDTADKIEFDALKKRTQLAFVLAWELANRENRIVVDKK, encoded by the coding sequence ATGAAAAAAAGCATTCTTATTTTAATCGTATTACTTACTTTTTCCTGTGCCAATACTAGAGTATTTGAAATCAAAATACCTTCCGATACTACCAAATATCTAAATACTATTACTGAAGCAGAATTAAAAGAACATCTTTACATTATTGCTTCTGACTCCATGCAAGGCCGAGAAACAGGTTCTTTAGGACAAAAAAAAGCTGCCAATTATTTAGTCAGTCAATACCAAAAGAATGATATTTCATATCCAGAAAGCTTATCAAATTATTCTCAGAAAGTCCCCTCTAAATCTTTAAAAGCTAGAAACGGACAGTATTTAAATGACTCTGAGAACATCTGTGCCTTTATAAAAGGGACTGAAAAACCTGAAGAAATCATTGTACTTTCAGCTCATTACGATCATGTTGGTTCTAGGAATGGACAAGTTTTTTACGGAGCGGATGACAATGGCACGGGAACAGCCGCATTACTGGAAATTGCTCAAGCTTTTAAAATTGCAGCAAAAGAAGGAAATGGGCCAAAAAGATCTATTTTATTTTTGCATGTTACCGGAGAAGAACATGGTTTACTAGGCTCTAAATACTACTCTGAAAATCCTATTTTCCCATTAGCAAATACTGTGAGCGACATTAATATTGATATGATTGGACGTCGCGATTCTGATCACAGCCAAAATAACAATTATGTTTACGCTATTGGAGCTGAACGCTTATCGAGTGATTTATACAATATACTGGTAGCAGTTAATGAAAAATATACCAAACTGGATGTGGATTTTAGATACACCGCTAATAATGACCCCAGCAATTACTACACTCGTTCCGACCACTACAATTTTGCTAAATTTGGAATCCCATCTGTTTTCTTTTTTAATGGGGTGCATCCTGATTATCACAGATCTACTGATACCGCTGATAAAATCGAATTTGATGCCTTAAAAAAAAGAACACAACTTGCTTTTGTCCTTGCTTGGGAACTCGCTAATAGAGAAAACCGAATTGTAGTTGACAAAAAATAA
- the rocD gene encoding ornithine--oxo-acid transaminase, with protein MEQVQQELSSKSTLLINKENKYGAHNYHPLPVVLDRGEGVYVWDVDGKKYFDFLSAYSAVNQGHCHPKIVGAMIKQAQTLTLTSRAFHNDQLGVYEEYVTKYFGFDKVLPMNTGAEAVETALKLCRKWAYEVKGIAENQAQIVVCENNFHGRTTTIISFSNDEGARKNFGPFTEGFIKIPYDDIEALEKTLASSKNIAGFLVEPIQGEAGVFVPTEGYLAKAKALCEKYNVLFIADEVQTGIARTGRLLATCGNCSCTNGCENKPEVKPDILILGKAISGGVYPVSAVLANDAIMNVIKPGQHGSTFGGNPVAAAVAIAALEVVKDENLAENAERLGIILRDGLNKIAEQNSLITLVRGKGLLNAIVIDCDEESDLAWNICLKFRDYGLLAKPTHGNKIRLAPPLVITEGQIEECLVIIEKAMSEFKI; from the coding sequence ATGGAACAAGTACAACAAGAACTTTCTTCAAAATCAACACTTTTAATCAATAAAGAAAATAAGTATGGTGCTCATAATTATCATCCTTTGCCAGTAGTTTTGGATCGAGGAGAAGGAGTGTATGTTTGGGATGTTGATGGAAAAAAATATTTTGATTTCTTATCAGCGTATTCTGCAGTAAATCAAGGGCATTGTCACCCTAAAATTGTTGGTGCAATGATCAAGCAGGCACAAACTTTAACGTTAACTTCTCGTGCGTTTCATAATGACCAGTTAGGCGTTTACGAGGAATATGTAACTAAATATTTTGGTTTTGATAAGGTTTTGCCAATGAATACTGGTGCTGAAGCTGTAGAAACGGCTTTGAAACTATGTAGAAAATGGGCTTATGAAGTAAAAGGTATTGCTGAAAATCAAGCGCAAATTGTGGTTTGTGAAAATAATTTTCACGGAAGAACGACTACAATTATTTCGTTTTCAAATGATGAAGGAGCTCGCAAGAACTTTGGTCCTTTTACAGAAGGATTTATCAAAATTCCTTATGATGATATTGAAGCATTAGAAAAGACTTTAGCGTCTTCAAAAAATATAGCAGGTTTTCTTGTAGAACCTATCCAAGGTGAAGCGGGAGTTTTTGTACCAACAGAAGGATATTTAGCGAAAGCCAAAGCACTTTGTGAAAAGTATAATGTATTGTTTATTGCTGATGAGGTACAAACAGGAATTGCACGTACGGGAAGACTATTAGCAACTTGCGGGAATTGTTCTTGCACAAATGGTTGTGAAAATAAACCAGAGGTAAAACCTGATATTTTAATTTTAGGGAAAGCGATTTCTGGCGGTGTTTATCCAGTCTCTGCGGTTTTGGCTAATGATGCGATTATGAATGTTATCAAGCCAGGGCAACACGGTTCTACTTTTGGTGGAAATCCAGTGGCTGCGGCAGTAGCAATTGCAGCTCTTGAAGTTGTGAAAGATGAAAATCTAGCAGAAAATGCGGAACGTTTAGGGATTATTCTAAGAGATGGGTTAAATAAAATTGCGGAACAGAATTCTTTAATTACTCTAGTTAGAGGAAAAGGATTGCTGAATGCGATTGTAATTGATTGTGATGAAGAGTCGGATTTGGCTTGGAATATCTGTTTGAAATTTAGAGACTATGGTTTGTTGGCTAAGCCAACACATGGAAATAAAATTCGTTTGGCACCACCATTAGTGATCACGGAAGGACAAATAGAAGAATGTTTGGTTATTATAGAAAAAGCAATGAGCGAATTTAAAATATAA
- a CDS encoding TetR family transcriptional regulator C-terminal domain-containing protein gives MTTQNSATDKESIISMYMEYTLEHNKKPDSVYLFAKANNISEADFYKEFGTLESVDKAIFGLFFSKTVTLIEKDPAYAEYETKNKLLSFYFTFFEMLTMNRSYVTMTLKEHKNMLKNLSQLTSLRNDFRNYIGEILDENYLLKQEKVQKIQLKGLQESAWIQFLFTLKFWIEDDSAAFEKTDIFIEKSVKLSFELINIAPIDSLIDFGKFLFKEKTQKM, from the coding sequence ATGACAACTCAAAATAGCGCAACAGATAAAGAAAGTATCATCTCCATGTATATGGAATACACTTTGGAACACAATAAAAAACCCGATTCGGTTTATTTATTTGCAAAAGCTAACAATATCAGCGAAGCCGATTTCTACAAAGAATTTGGTACTTTGGAATCCGTTGACAAAGCTATTTTTGGCTTGTTTTTTTCGAAGACCGTTACTTTAATAGAAAAAGATCCTGCTTATGCAGAATATGAGACCAAAAACAAACTTTTGAGTTTTTACTTTACTTTTTTCGAAATGTTGACTATGAATCGTTCTTACGTAACAATGACATTGAAGGAACATAAAAACATGTTGAAAAACTTATCACAACTAACTTCCTTGCGCAACGATTTCAGGAATTACATAGGTGAAATTCTAGACGAGAACTATTTGCTAAAGCAAGAAAAAGTTCAAAAAATTCAATTGAAGGGATTGCAAGAAAGTGCTTGGATTCAGTTTTTATTTACACTAAAATTCTGGATAGAAGATGATTCAGCCGCTTTTGAAAAAACAGATATTTTTATCGAAAAGTCGGTAAAATTGAGTTTTGAATTGATAAACATAGCACCAATAGACAGTTTGATTGACTTTGGTAAATTTCTTTTTAAAGAAAAAACACAAAAAATGTAA